The proteins below come from a single Takifugu rubripes chromosome 10, fTakRub1.2, whole genome shotgun sequence genomic window:
- the mettl4 gene encoding methyltransferase-like protein 4: MMSVVAQHTEGWVLDAGSLIDRGCSRCIRFKDHKQTSVSCHFKKQCFNVYKGYGSVNSSAAANGGNTDVLQKTDKLPKKRKRKNGDRNQGEVDSQAFHLKIRSVILDGTKALVSAAQALGYLNGLTDPTEEPLPSQECNLAALCDMAKELPLAEEQGEHSQPLTKGYGDTSHVDLFSLVTENAKDQGSVVSLMGEEYIIPPNSAFLLSDFTRIRPLVDYGRRFDLIVMDPPWENKSVKRSRRYSFLPSTQLKRLPIPLLACPNCLVVTWVTNRSSHLRFICDELYPHWGVQVVAQWFWVKVTTSGQFVFPLDSPHKKPYEVLVLGRYRCSPENTRSLETSEVPVEDQRLIVSVPSALHSQKPSLTDVLKPYVGSEPTCLELFARSLLPGWTSWGNEVLKFQHASYFTVTRTDDGDGSTGILSSPEDIGDARL; this comes from the exons ATGATGTCGGTGGTGGCTCAGCACACCGAAGGCTGGGTTTTGGATGCAGGATCACTCATTGATCGGGGATGTTCACGTTGCATCCGATTCAAAGatcacaaacaaacatctgtcagctgtcattttaaaaagcaatgtTTCAATGTATATAAAGGTTACGGCAGTGTGAATAGTAGTGCTGCCGCTAATGGAGGAAACACGGATGTGTTGCAGAAAACAGACAAACTACCAAAG AAAAGGAAACGAAAAAATGGTGATCGAAATCAAGGCGAAGTCGATTCCCAGGCTTTTCACCTGAAG ATTAGGTCTGTGATCCTGGATGGAACCAAGGCCCTTGTGAGCGCTGCCCAGGCTCTGGGTTATTTGAATGGGCTCACAGACCCCACAGAAGAGCCGCTTCCATCCCAGGAGTGCAACCTGGCTGCGCTGTGCGACATGGCTAAAGAGCTTCCTTTAgcggaggagcagggggagcatTCCCAGCCACTCACGAAAGGATATGGAGACACATCTCATGTGGATTTGTTCTCCCTGGTAACAGAAAATGCCAAAGACCAGGGCTCAGTGGTTTCACTGATGGGAGAAGAGTACATAATCCCACCCAACTCAGCTTTCCTGCTATCGGATTTCACAAGGATACGGCCTCTTGTTGACT ATGGAAGGAGGTTTGATTTAATCGTTATGGATCCACCATGGGAAAACAAGTCTGTGAAGAGGAGCCGCAG ATATAGTTTTTTGCCCTCAACCCAGCTGAAACGCCTCCCAATACCTCTATTGGCTTGTCCCAACTGTTTGGTGGTTACCTGGGTCACAAACCGCTCCAGCCACCTGCGATTCATTTGTGATGAGCTGTATCCTCACTGGGGAGTGCAAGTCGTGGCTCAGTGGTTTTGGGTCAAG GTCACGACATCTGgacagtttgtttttccactcgATTCACCTCATAAAAAGCCTTACGAAGTGCTGGTTTTGGGCCGATACCGTTGCTCGCCTGAAAATACAAG ATCTTTAGAAACATCAGAAGTTCCCGTGGAAGATCAGCGTCTGATTGTCAGTGTCCCATCAGCGCTCCACTCCCAGAAACCCTCACTCACAG ATGTGCTGAAGCCCTACGTTGGAAGCGAACCCACGTGCCTGGAGCTGTTCGCCAGGAGTCTCCTGCCTGGGTGGACCAGCTGGGGCAACGAAGTGCTCAAATTTCAGCACGCAAGCTACTTTACTGTGACACGGACGGATGATGGTGACGGATCCACGGGAATTCTGAGCTCACCAGAAGATATTGGAGATGCGCGTTTGTGA